In the genome of Photobacterium sp. TY1-4, one region contains:
- a CDS encoding YijD family membrane protein: protein MNKEQVKAERKTLLLSFLAGLCGNATLAVFTSSAVPFSIFPVIAFGLAAYCLYQEYLSKPMTEGTPAIAFACFLAGAFGYSGFMRAQFPDMGSNFLPLMITLGLLLWVAYKLGIMSPKKIESTEAQA, encoded by the coding sequence ATGAACAAGGAACAAGTAAAAGCTGAACGTAAAACACTGCTGCTGTCTTTTCTGGCAGGTCTGTGCGGCAATGCGACGTTGGCTGTATTCACATCAAGTGCTGTACCGTTTTCTATTTTTCCTGTCATTGCGTTTGGCCTGGCAGCGTACTGCCTGTATCAGGAATACCTGAGCAAGCCGATGACAGAAGGGACCCCGGCGATCGCCTTCGCCTGCTTCCTGGCTGGTGCGTTTGGTTACTCCGGCTTTATGCGCGCGCAGTTCCCGGATATGGGGTCTAACTTCCTGCCGCTGATGATCACCCTGGGTCTGCTGCTGTGGGTTGCTTACAAGCTGGGGATCATGAGCCCAAAGAAGATCGAAAGCACTGAAGCGCAAGCGTAA
- the fabR gene encoding HTH-type transcriptional repressor FabR has product MGIRAQQKEKTRRSLIDAAFNQLSAERSFSSLSLREVAREAGIAPTSFYRHFKDMDELGLTMVDEGGLILRQLMRQARQRIAKEGSVIRTSVETFMEFIESSPNVFRLLLRERSGTSPAFRAAVAREIQHFVAELTEYLEAKTGVTHDEAYTQAEASVTLVFSSGAEALDLDNHARAEHAERLIMQLRMIAKGAYWYRKERERRELRQKL; this is encoded by the coding sequence ATGGGAATCAGGGCTCAGCAAAAAGAAAAAACCCGTCGCTCACTGATTGATGCTGCATTTAATCAGCTCAGTGCCGAGCGTAGCTTTTCGAGTCTCAGTCTGCGTGAAGTCGCTCGGGAAGCCGGGATTGCGCCCACCTCGTTCTATCGCCATTTCAAGGATATGGATGAGCTGGGTCTGACCATGGTCGATGAAGGCGGTTTGATCCTTCGTCAGTTGATGCGCCAGGCGCGTCAGCGCATTGCCAAAGAAGGCAGTGTGATCCGTACCTCTGTAGAAACATTTATGGAATTTATTGAAAGCAGCCCGAATGTGTTTCGGTTGCTTTTGCGCGAGCGCTCCGGCACCTCGCCGGCGTTTCGCGCCGCTGTCGCTCGGGAGATTCAGCACTTCGTTGCGGAGCTGACCGAGTATCTGGAAGCGAAAACTGGTGTGACGCACGATGAAGCCTATACTCAGGCGGAGGCGTCGGTCACGCTGGTGTTCAGTTCGGGGGCGGAGGCGCTGGATCTGGACAACCACGCGCGTGCGGAGCATGCGGAAAGATTGATTATGCAATTGCGAATGATTGCGAAAGGTGCCTATTGGTATCGTAAAGAGCGTGAGCGTCGAGAGCTCAGGCAGAAACTCTAA
- the sthA gene encoding Si-specific NAD(P)(+) transhydrogenase → MTKSKQPHAQHFDAIIIGSGPGGEGAAMGLTKAGFNVAIIERENSVGGGCTHWGTIPSKALRHAVSRIIEFNQNPLYCKNNSSLHSTFSQILGHAQDVVSKQTRMRQGFYDRNHCTIIHGEASFVDSHTVAVNTADGSVDRYTAGQFVIATGSRPYHPTDVNFDHRRIYDSDSILRLKHDPRHILIYGAGVIGSEYASIFRGLGVKVDLINTRERLLEFLDNEISDSLSYHLWNSGAMIRNGETYERIEGTDDGVILHLQSGKKMRADCLLYANGRTGNTDRLKLENVGLLPDSRGQLKVNNNYQTDVEHIYAVGDVIGYPSLASAAYDQGRFVAQAISNGEAEGCLIEHIPTGIYTIPEISSVGKTEQELTAEKIPYEVGRSQFKHLARAQIAGTEVGSLKILFHRETKEILGIHCFGERAAEIIHIGQAIMEQKGEGNTIDYFANTTFNYPTMAEAYRVAALNGLNRLF, encoded by the coding sequence ATGACTAAGTCAAAACAACCACATGCCCAGCATTTTGATGCCATTATTATTGGCAGCGGCCCGGGGGGCGAAGGGGCTGCGATGGGGCTCACCAAAGCAGGCTTCAATGTTGCGATTATCGAGCGGGAGAACAGCGTCGGCGGCGGGTGTACCCACTGGGGGACCATTCCGTCCAAAGCCCTGCGCCATGCCGTCAGCCGGATCATCGAATTTAACCAAAACCCGCTCTACTGCAAGAACAACTCCAGCCTCCACAGTACCTTCAGCCAGATCCTCGGCCACGCCCAGGATGTGGTCAGCAAACAGACCCGGATGCGCCAGGGGTTTTACGATCGCAACCACTGCACCATCATCCACGGCGAAGCCAGCTTTGTCGACAGCCACACCGTCGCCGTGAACACCGCGGACGGCAGCGTCGATCGCTATACTGCCGGCCAGTTTGTCATCGCCACCGGCTCACGCCCTTACCACCCGACAGACGTTAACTTTGACCACCGCCGGATTTACGACAGCGACTCGATCCTGCGGCTCAAGCACGACCCTCGTCATATCCTGATTTATGGTGCCGGGGTGATCGGCAGCGAGTATGCTTCGATTTTCCGCGGCCTGGGCGTGAAGGTCGACCTGATCAATACCCGGGAGCGCCTGCTGGAATTTCTCGATAACGAAATTTCCGACTCGCTCTCCTACCATCTGTGGAACAGCGGCGCGATGATCCGCAACGGTGAAACCTACGAGCGGATCGAAGGAACCGACGATGGCGTGATCCTTCACCTGCAATCGGGCAAGAAAATGCGTGCCGACTGCCTGCTGTATGCCAATGGCCGGACCGGGAATACCGATCGCCTGAAGCTCGAGAATGTCGGCCTGTTGCCAGACTCACGCGGCCAGCTCAAGGTCAACAATAACTATCAAACCGATGTCGAACATATCTATGCCGTGGGCGATGTCATTGGCTACCCGAGCCTCGCCAGCGCCGCTTACGACCAGGGCCGGTTCGTGGCCCAGGCTATCAGCAACGGGGAAGCCGAAGGCTGTTTGATCGAACATATCCCGACCGGGATCTACACCATCCCGGAGATCAGCTCCGTCGGCAAAACCGAGCAGGAGCTGACCGCAGAGAAAATCCCGTACGAAGTCGGCCGCTCGCAGTTCAAACACCTGGCCCGCGCCCAGATTGCCGGCACCGAAGTGGGCAGCCTGAAGATCCTGTTCCATCGCGAAACCAAAGAGATCCTCGGGATCCACTGCTTCGGGGAGCGGGCCGCAGAGATCATCCATATCGGGCAGGCGATCATGGAACAAAAAGGCGAAGGCAATACCATCGACTACTTCGCCAATACCACCTTCAACTACCCGACCATGGCCGAAGCCTACCGGGTAGCGGCACTGAACGGCTTAAACCGCCTGTTCTAA
- the cysQ gene encoding 3'(2'),5'-bisphosphate nucleotidase CysQ, translated as MDLSNLLPSVIDIARASGQVILDIYQHGQFEKQVKNDNTPVTSADLAAHKLVVERLTELTPDIPVLSEEDAGIPLSERRQWQRYWLVDPLDGTQEFIAGSGDFATIIALVADNQPVMGVVYAPISGVAYYAYHGKGAWKITPEGETVRISTHKHELPTQSIAVAISRRQDIQAITNRLDPSLNYDLVPLGSAALKSCLVAEGAVDCYLRLGPTGEWDTAATQCIVEEAGGRILNTHLTPLSYNERDTLENPNFITLGDESLPWSTILTPDNRMMEV; from the coding sequence ATGGATTTATCGAACCTATTACCATCGGTCATCGACATTGCCCGGGCTTCCGGTCAGGTGATTCTGGATATTTACCAGCACGGCCAGTTCGAAAAACAGGTGAAAAATGACAATACCCCGGTGACCAGTGCTGATCTGGCGGCGCATAAGCTGGTGGTCGAGCGCCTGACCGAACTGACCCCGGATATTCCGGTCTTGTCAGAGGAAGATGCCGGGATCCCGCTGTCGGAGCGCCGCCAGTGGCAGCGCTACTGGCTGGTCGATCCGCTTGACGGGACCCAGGAGTTTATTGCCGGCAGCGGCGATTTTGCGACGATTATTGCTTTGGTGGCGGACAACCAACCGGTGATGGGGGTGGTGTACGCACCGATCTCCGGGGTCGCGTATTACGCCTATCACGGCAAAGGAGCCTGGAAGATCACGCCGGAGGGAGAAACGGTCCGGATCTCCACCCATAAGCATGAGCTGCCGACCCAGTCGATTGCCGTGGCGATCAGCCGTCGCCAGGATATTCAGGCCATTACCAATCGCCTGGATCCGTCGCTGAACTATGATTTGGTGCCGCTGGGCTCGGCCGCGCTGAAATCGTGTCTGGTCGCCGAAGGCGCGGTGGATTGCTACCTGCGCCTGGGGCCGACCGGGGAGTGGGATACCGCGGCGACACAATGTATTGTTGAAGAAGCCGGTGGCCGGATCCTCAATACGCACCTGACGCCGCTCTCTTACAACGAGCGCGATACGCTGGAGAACCCGAATTTCATTACGCTGGGCGATGAGTCGTTGCCGTGGTCAACGATTCTGACGCCGGATAACCGGATGATGGAAGTGTGA
- the nudE gene encoding ADP compounds hydrolase NudE yields the protein MAADNNKPEILATKVVAQSRLFKIESLDLRFSNGVERTYERMKPSGRHAVLVVPVTAEGDLLLIREYAAGTDRYELGFPKGLVDPGESAEAAADRELKEEIGFGARQLRPLKEVVLAPSYFSSKMTLFLAEDLYPEQLEGDEPEPLEIVRWPLNQAEELLTHVDFAESRSITALFLALQQLSR from the coding sequence ATGGCGGCGGACAACAACAAACCTGAAATTCTGGCGACCAAAGTGGTCGCGCAATCCCGGCTGTTCAAGATTGAATCGCTGGATTTGCGGTTTTCCAACGGCGTTGAGCGCACCTACGAGCGAATGAAGCCCAGCGGCCGACATGCCGTGCTGGTGGTGCCGGTCACGGCTGAAGGCGATTTGCTGCTGATCCGCGAGTATGCGGCCGGAACCGATCGTTACGAGCTGGGCTTCCCGAAAGGCCTGGTGGATCCGGGCGAAAGCGCAGAAGCGGCGGCAGATCGGGAGCTGAAAGAAGAGATTGGGTTTGGCGCCCGCCAACTGCGCCCGCTGAAAGAAGTGGTACTGGCGCCGTCGTATTTCTCCAGCAAGATGACCCTGTTTCTGGCCGAGGATCTCTATCCGGAGCAACTGGAAGGGGATGAGCCGGAGCCACTGGAAATCGTGCGTTGGCCGTTGAATCAGGCGGAAGAGCTGCTTACCCATGTCGATTTTGCCGAATCACGCAGCATTACGGCCTTGTTCCTGGCCTTACAACAACTCTCCCGATAG
- a CDS encoding type II secretion system protein N: MKFKLLVSVSFLVVLVASLVAHVPISWVWQHVPPVRGLALSGLSGTPWQGSADQLAWQGQNLGRVQWQMDLAALFSAQAAFDVRFGQGSDMNLVGRGRVGYRAQGPFAENLLVSLPAQQVMAQAKVPVPITLAGNLELTVRDYQFQAPFCAELNGTLAWTSGAVSTPMGGLNPGSAIADLTCAQGKVVAVANQSSPDVSSEWQAELTPNRQYALNGWFKPGAAFPAQLGQQLKWLGNPDSQGRYPINYRGRL, translated from the coding sequence GTGAAGTTTAAGTTACTCGTCAGTGTTTCATTTCTCGTGGTATTGGTAGCCAGTCTGGTGGCGCATGTGCCGATCAGTTGGGTGTGGCAACACGTGCCGCCGGTTCGGGGGCTGGCGTTGTCCGGGCTCAGTGGCACACCCTGGCAGGGCAGCGCCGATCAATTGGCCTGGCAGGGCCAGAATCTGGGGCGCGTGCAGTGGCAGATGGATCTTGCTGCGCTGTTCTCAGCCCAGGCGGCGTTCGATGTTCGCTTCGGACAGGGCAGTGACATGAATCTGGTTGGACGAGGTCGAGTCGGTTATCGTGCCCAGGGCCCTTTTGCGGAAAATCTGCTGGTGTCATTGCCGGCGCAACAGGTGATGGCACAGGCCAAGGTTCCGGTTCCGATCACTTTGGCCGGCAATCTGGAGCTGACGGTGCGTGATTATCAGTTTCAGGCGCCCTTCTGCGCGGAGCTGAACGGCACGCTGGCCTGGACGTCGGGCGCTGTCAGCACGCCGATGGGAGGATTGAATCCGGGCTCGGCGATTGCCGATCTGACGTGTGCCCAGGGGAAGGTGGTTGCGGTAGCGAACCAGTCGTCGCCTGACGTCTCGAGTGAATGGCAGGCAGAGTTGACGCCGAACCGTCAATACGCCCTGAACGGTTGGTTCAAACCGGGCGCGGCGTTTCCGGCACAACTGGGTCAGCAACTGAAGTGGCTGGGTAACCCGGACTCGCAAGGGCGTTACCCGATCAACTACCGTGGTCGGCTCTAG
- a CDS encoding type II secretion system protein M: MNAWWKSLSGREQRLVLGGGIALVIAVLYWGIWQPLSSRADLAAQQLQTERQLLNWVSGKADEITALRARSGSSGMVSDQGLNQVVNETTRRFRIELIRMQPRDDAVQVWVQPLPFNTLVNWLAFLKDEYGIEAQFLDVSKGERAGVVEVSRLQLGRG; this comes from the coding sequence ATGAATGCGTGGTGGAAATCCCTGAGTGGCCGCGAGCAGCGCTTGGTACTGGGTGGTGGGATCGCCCTGGTGATTGCCGTGCTGTATTGGGGGATCTGGCAGCCGCTGTCGAGCCGCGCTGATCTGGCCGCGCAACAGTTGCAGACGGAGCGTCAGCTCCTCAACTGGGTCAGTGGCAAAGCGGATGAAATTACAGCCCTGCGTGCCCGTTCCGGGAGCAGCGGCATGGTCAGCGATCAGGGATTGAACCAGGTGGTGAATGAAACCACCCGCCGGTTCCGGATTGAGCTGATCCGGATGCAGCCCCGCGATGATGCGGTTCAGGTCTGGGTGCAGCCGTTGCCGTTTAACACGCTGGTCAACTGGCTGGCGTTTTTGAAAGACGAGTATGGCATTGAGGCGCAGTTTCTGGATGTCTCGAAAGGTGAGCGTGCCGGTGTGGTCGAAGTCAGTCGTTTACAGTTGGGCCGAGGATAG
- the gspL gene encoding type II secretion system protein GspL, whose translation MSEFLTIRLSSRPEQPVQWLVWSRQQKEVIASGQLAGLDQLSELEEYAAQRPVFALIPASDVLLTEVVIPSGSSRQLATVLPYLLEEELAQDVDALHVHLLKREGQTAHVAVVEHRKIQTWLAALADAGMDVKKLVPDCLCLPLFRDSYTAAELEDQWLIRQSETQGICAESSWLAAWLLAQKAPITAEVDDEDEEDAARESVETPASQAVDAGETEDSGAVLIRHYTPAPAGAPGQWQAETPELVMQLLALGADDSGTNLLSGPYKRQPAWRKYLKPWRKVAIAAGLVLVALVAEHLMSIQQMEQQALAYKSESERIFRQVLPQFNRIPSQSYLKRQMNSELARLGGAGSNEGLLPWLAQLQPALNKVPQLNILNVKYDQNRAELRLQASSAEFQHFEQLRLLLTEQFEVEQGQLNKVENQVTGAVVLRRKS comes from the coding sequence GTGAGCGAGTTTCTGACGATAAGGCTCAGTAGTCGACCGGAGCAGCCGGTGCAATGGCTGGTCTGGTCGCGACAGCAGAAAGAAGTAATAGCATCGGGTCAGCTGGCCGGTCTGGACCAGCTGAGTGAGCTGGAAGAGTATGCAGCTCAGCGTCCGGTGTTTGCACTGATCCCTGCCAGTGATGTGTTGCTGACGGAAGTGGTGATCCCGTCCGGCAGTAGCCGGCAGTTGGCGACCGTGTTGCCGTACCTGCTGGAAGAAGAGTTGGCGCAGGATGTGGATGCGCTGCATGTACACCTGCTCAAGCGGGAAGGACAGACCGCCCATGTGGCGGTGGTTGAGCATCGCAAGATCCAGACCTGGCTGGCGGCATTGGCTGACGCTGGGATGGATGTGAAGAAGCTGGTTCCCGACTGCCTGTGTCTGCCCTTGTTCCGGGACAGCTATACCGCGGCGGAGCTGGAAGATCAGTGGCTGATCCGTCAGTCGGAAACCCAGGGCATTTGTGCTGAATCCTCCTGGCTTGCGGCCTGGTTACTGGCGCAGAAAGCGCCGATCACGGCAGAAGTAGATGATGAGGATGAAGAGGACGCGGCGCGTGAATCGGTGGAGACTCCGGCTTCACAGGCGGTTGATGCCGGGGAAACTGAAGACAGCGGCGCGGTGTTGATCCGCCATTATACCCCGGCACCGGCAGGTGCCCCGGGTCAGTGGCAAGCCGAAACCCCGGAGCTGGTGATGCAGTTGCTGGCGCTGGGGGCCGATGATAGCGGAACCAATCTGCTGTCGGGACCGTATAAACGGCAACCGGCCTGGCGTAAATATCTCAAGCCCTGGCGCAAGGTGGCCATCGCGGCCGGTTTGGTGCTGGTGGCGCTGGTGGCCGAGCACCTGATGTCGATCCAGCAGATGGAACAACAGGCGCTGGCCTATAAATCCGAAAGCGAGCGGATCTTCCGTCAGGTGCTTCCGCAGTTTAACCGGATCCCGTCGCAGAGTTACCTCAAGCGTCAGATGAACAGTGAACTGGCCCGTCTGGGCGGAGCGGGAAGCAATGAAGGATTGCTGCCGTGGCTGGCGCAACTGCAACCGGCGCTGAACAAAGTGCCGCAACTCAATATTCTGAATGTGAAATATGATCAAAACCGTGCCGAATTGCGGTTGCAGGCGAGCTCAGCAGAGTTCCAGCATTTCGAACAATTGCGTCTGTTGCTGACCGAGCAGTTTGAGGTCGAGCAGGGGCAGCTCAATAAAGTGGAAAATCAGGTAACCGGCGCAGTCGTGTTAAGGAGAAAATCATGA
- the gspK gene encoding type II secretion system minor pseudopilin GspK: MMKQQRGVALIVVLMLLALMTLLAAQMSERLQLNFYRVENQVQNQQAYWYALGMEELAKVAVDQSLKDSDTVNLSQVWATRGQHYPLDGGEALGNIFDRQACFNLNALSELPLPDDRSQKPFLVRTLQSVLEESGIDSYEAEVVADSSWEYVDPAEPVNAPFGAGDSTYEGFQPPYLPPMGWMADVSEFRAVNGVSAQIYQKAQALLCALPSRDLVINVNTLEEAQAALLVGLFAPELPMSDAATLISNRPYDGWQTVDAFMGESAISRLSSDAQKRAKEHLAVSSNYFQLDTEIWVDRSRVRLVALMKREGQDKVTVVRRRYGGISERVSDDKAQ, encoded by the coding sequence CTGATGAAGCAGCAGCGTGGGGTGGCCCTGATAGTCGTGCTGATGCTCCTGGCACTGATGACGCTCCTGGCTGCCCAGATGAGTGAACGCTTACAATTGAATTTTTACCGGGTTGAAAACCAGGTCCAGAACCAGCAGGCCTACTGGTATGCACTGGGGATGGAAGAGCTGGCGAAAGTGGCTGTTGATCAGAGCCTGAAAGACAGCGACACCGTGAATTTGAGCCAGGTGTGGGCGACCCGGGGACAGCACTACCCGCTTGACGGCGGGGAGGCGCTGGGCAATATCTTTGATCGCCAGGCCTGTTTTAACCTCAATGCCCTGTCGGAGCTTCCCCTGCCGGATGATCGCAGCCAGAAGCCGTTTCTGGTGCGGACGCTGCAAAGTGTTCTGGAAGAGAGTGGCATTGACAGCTACGAAGCCGAAGTAGTCGCTGACTCCAGTTGGGAATATGTGGATCCGGCCGAACCGGTGAATGCGCCGTTCGGGGCCGGGGACAGCACCTATGAAGGGTTTCAGCCGCCTTACCTGCCGCCGATGGGGTGGATGGCCGATGTCAGTGAATTCCGGGCGGTCAACGGGGTCAGCGCCCAGATTTATCAAAAAGCCCAAGCCTTGTTGTGTGCGTTGCCCAGCCGGGATCTGGTGATTAACGTCAATACGCTTGAAGAGGCCCAGGCCGCTTTGCTGGTGGGACTGTTTGCGCCTGAGTTACCGATGTCTGATGCCGCCACGCTGATCAGTAATCGTCCCTATGACGGCTGGCAGACGGTGGATGCCTTTATGGGTGAGTCGGCGATCAGCCGCCTCAGCAGTGATGCCCAGAAGCGCGCCAAGGAGCACCTGGCGGTCAGCAGTAATTATTTTCAACTGGATACTGAGATCTGGGTGGATCGATCCAGAGTAAGACTTGTGGCCCTGATGAAACGTGAGGGTCAGGACAAGGTGACAGTCGTTCGTCGCCGTTATGGAGGAATCAGTGAGCGAGTTTCTGACGATAAGGCTCAGTAG
- the gspJ gene encoding type II secretion system minor pseudopilin GspJ: MLKTNRIIVARCRRGSSHPGCLRPGQTGFTLLEVLVAIAVFAMLSLSAYQVMNGVQISDQQSREHNERLQQIQRVVVMMDNDFRQIVARKSRNQGEAPSGKLLLSGEYLLDSSSDGIMFTRAGWQNPQQMFPRGENVRVGYRIVDDTLERVWFRYPDTVVGAEPLVRPILPKVTKLEVRFYHDKKWLESWGQDATLPEGVRIRLTLEDFGDIERVYMLPVSALASQAKEES; this comes from the coding sequence ATGTTGAAAACTAATCGTATCATTGTAGCCCGCTGCCGCAGGGGTTCATCGCACCCGGGCTGCTTGCGCCCGGGTCAAACGGGATTCACGTTGCTGGAAGTGCTGGTCGCCATCGCGGTGTTTGCGATGCTGAGCTTGTCGGCCTATCAGGTGATGAACGGGGTGCAGATCAGCGATCAGCAGTCGCGTGAGCACAACGAGCGGCTGCAGCAGATCCAGCGGGTCGTGGTGATGATGGATAACGACTTTCGCCAGATTGTCGCCCGCAAGAGCCGGAATCAGGGCGAAGCGCCCAGTGGGAAGTTGTTGCTGAGCGGGGAGTACCTGCTCGATTCGTCCAGTGACGGGATCATGTTCACCCGCGCCGGCTGGCAGAACCCGCAGCAGATGTTTCCCCGTGGCGAGAATGTCCGGGTTGGATATCGCATTGTCGACGATACGCTGGAGCGGGTCTGGTTCCGCTACCCGGATACGGTGGTCGGTGCCGAGCCGTTGGTCCGCCCGATCCTGCCCAAAGTCACTAAGCTGGAAGTGCGCTTCTACCATGACAAGAAGTGGCTGGAGAGCTGGGGGCAGGATGCCACCCTGCCGGAAGGGGTCCGGATCCGGCTGACGCTGGAAGACTTTGGCGACATTGAACGGGTGTATATGCTGCCGGTCTCGGCCCTGGCGTCGCAAGCCAAGGAGGAAAGCTGA
- the gspI gene encoding type II secretion system minor pseudopilin GspI yields MRTGRGMTLLEVLVALAVFATAALSVMKAVSQHLNTLGYLEEKTFAAMVADNELAKVRLSGEIPASEKKGKSELAGREWYWSIKSSKTADGFLRALDVTVATDAARKQSVVTLRTYVEN; encoded by the coding sequence ATGAGAACCGGTCGTGGCATGACCTTGCTGGAAGTGCTGGTCGCCCTGGCGGTATTCGCCACGGCGGCGCTGAGCGTGATGAAAGCGGTCAGCCAGCACCTCAATACGCTGGGCTACCTGGAAGAGAAAACCTTCGCGGCCATGGTGGCCGATAACGAGTTGGCCAAAGTCCGACTGTCAGGGGAGATCCCGGCTTCGGAGAAGAAAGGCAAGTCTGAACTGGCCGGCCGGGAATGGTACTGGTCGATTAAAAGCAGCAAGACCGCCGATGGATTTCTACGGGCACTGGATGTGACGGTTGCGACCGATGCAGCCCGTAAGCAGTCGGTGGTCACCCTGAGAACTTATGTTGAAAACTAA
- the gspH gene encoding type II secretion system minor pseudopilin GspH, whose amino-acid sequence MMKRAAGFTLIELMLVLVLLATSAVAVIATFPEKQDDRVKEEATRFHHLVQLLGEDALLNGLDYGIRVERGSYQFLQLTGQQWKPMESSRYFTRVEMDDDIRLRVEIGSYSWQDKDRLFKPGSLFDEDLFAEQADKDKVKPPQVVVMASGEYTPFTLEFEVTGENQFWRVQADEIGLLHLLPPGETVDSLAERRR is encoded by the coding sequence GTGATGAAACGTGCGGCGGGCTTTACCCTGATCGAACTGATGCTGGTGCTGGTGTTACTGGCGACCAGTGCGGTGGCAGTGATTGCGACCTTCCCTGAAAAGCAGGACGACCGGGTGAAGGAAGAAGCCACACGTTTTCATCATCTGGTGCAACTGCTGGGTGAAGATGCCCTGCTCAACGGGCTCGATTACGGGATCCGGGTCGAGCGGGGCAGTTACCAGTTTCTTCAGCTAACCGGTCAGCAATGGAAACCGATGGAGTCCTCCCGTTATTTTACCCGGGTCGAGATGGATGATGATATCCGGCTGCGGGTGGAGATCGGCAGTTACTCCTGGCAGGACAAAGACCGGCTGTTCAAGCCGGGTTCGTTGTTTGATGAAGACCTGTTTGCTGAACAAGCTGACAAAGACAAAGTAAAACCACCGCAGGTGGTGGTGATGGCGAGCGGGGAGTACACCCCGTTTACCCTGGAATTTGAAGTCACGGGCGAGAATCAGTTCTGGCGGGTCCAGGCCGATGAAATTGGCCTGTTGCATTTGCTGCCGCCGGGAGAAACCGTAGACAGTCTGGCAGAGCGGAGGCGCTGA
- the gspG gene encoding type II secretion system major pseudopilin GspG → MQRKQRGFTLLEVMVVIVILGVLASLVVPNLLGNKEKADQQKVVTDISALEQALDMYKLDNSVYPSTDQGLDALVSMPSSSPEPRNYRNGGYIKRLPQDPWGNEYQYVMPGENGPVDIFSLGADGQEGGEGVNTDIGNWNMLDF, encoded by the coding sequence ATGCAACGCAAACAACGCGGCTTTACGCTGCTCGAAGTAATGGTCGTGATCGTGATCCTGGGTGTGCTGGCCAGTCTGGTGGTGCCGAACCTGCTCGGGAACAAAGAGAAAGCCGATCAGCAGAAAGTCGTCACGGACATCAGTGCGCTGGAGCAGGCACTGGATATGTACAAGCTGGATAACAGCGTCTATCCGAGTACCGATCAGGGCCTGGATGCGCTGGTCTCAATGCCGTCCTCCAGTCCGGAGCCGCGCAACTACCGTAACGGTGGTTACATCAAGCGCTTGCCGCAGGACCCTTGGGGCAATGAGTACCAGTATGTGATGCCGGGTGAAAATGGTCCGGTGGATATCTTCAGCCTGGGTGCCGACGGCCAGGAAGGCGGTGAAGGGGTCAATACCGACATTGGTAACTGGAACATGCTGGACTTCTAA